The genomic window AAAGGCAGCGATGGCTGCGTACGGTCCAAGGCCTGAATCTGCGACTTCTCGTCGCAGCTCAGCACAATCGCGTTCGCTGGCGGGTTCTGGTACAGACCGACGACGTCATCGAGCTTCTCGGCGAACTCAGGATCGCGACTCAGCTTGAAGCTCCTGAACAGGTGGGGCTTGAGGCCGTTCTTTCGCCAGACGCGACCGACGGTCGACGCGCTGACCTCCATCGCCTTGGCCATGTCGCGGGTGCTCCACTGGGTCGCGTTCGGTGGGGTCTCCTGCGTCGTCACGCGCACGACCTCTTCGAGTTTCTTCGCGTCGATCGTCTTCGGCCGGCCCCGACCAGGAGCGTCCTTCTCGATGCCGGGAAGCCGCTTCTGGGCGAATCGGTTCCGCCAGAGTCCGACGGTCTTCTGCAGCGTCTTCAGCTCGGCAGCGATGTCCTTGTTGTTCTTCTCCGCCGCCGCCAGCAGCACGATCTTCGCCCTGAGCACGAGCCTCGCCGGCGTCGAGCGCCCGCGGGCGTAGCTCTCCAGCTTCGCGCGCTCATCGTCAGCCAGCTTGATCGTCACGGCTACTCGCATGGGTTTGGCCTCACAGGCTACCCAACGCGTAGGTTCCCGCATAATTACCGCTATTTCCGACGCACTACACTAGCATGGCCGGGTTGTGAACGGGGTGCGCGGTCATCCTCAGCCACCCAGGGGCTTGGCGGCAGTCGAGGTTGCGATCCACCACTGGACAGCTGCTTGGGTGGTGTAGCGCTTGCCGCCGACGAGGACTGACGGGATCACTACGCCGCGGGTGCCGGTGGTGAGCCAACGCCTCACGTTGTTCTTGTGCGGGCGCCTCATGCCGAACCGCTCGAACAGGTCTGGCAGCTGGCCGATGTGAAGCAGCCTCTCGATCGTGGGATCGATGGTGTATGGGTGCGCGGTCATCGTCACTCGTGCTCTCTGATTCGTGTTCTCGATGCGCGCCGACCGAGCAAACCAGGTGGGTTGCGGGTCTTCGCGTGAGAGAAAGAGCAACAGAAGATGCAAGTGGGGCGGCTAACCCACGACCTACGATGGCGTCGCAGCAACTGATTTGAGAAGCAGTTGCGACCAAGAAGGGAATGATGCCCGCATCGCGAATGTGGGCGGTTTTGCTTTCCCGTGGCGAGCAAGGCGGAAATCGCCCAAGCGTGAGCCGTCAGCAAACGTAGGTGGTGCCCGTCACGCCCCGGAGTTCCTCAAGCCATGCAGGAACGGGCGCCCCGAGTTTCCCAACGAACTTGAAACCACTGATGGGTCACACGGGGAACTCGTCCGACCGACCGTGCCGGTCGGTCTTCAACCACTTCAACACGAGGTTCAAGCATGCGCCTTCCCCACATCCCCGTCCTCGCGGCGTTCATCTCCTGCCTGCTCGCCCTGAAGGCTCCCTGTCAGTACGTGTACGTCGGCACGGACTCGAACGACTACCTCGGCGGCGCCAGCTCCTCGGACAGCTACTTCGGGCTGTTCGGTGACGACTACCTCTCTGGTGGTGATGGGTTCGACGACCTCTACGGCGACGAAGGCAACGACCTGATCATCGGCGGAGGGGACGACGACTACCTCTGCGGCGGTGAAGGTAGCGATGTCCTCTACGACGACGATGGGTGGGACATCTTCTCAACCCAGGGCGATGGGGAGCAGGACTGGATCTACTGCGTCGACGGCGAAGACGGGAGACCCGACGTGGTGGAGTGCGGCGTCGAAGACACCGTCTACTGCGACAACGACGACATCATCGCCGTCTGGGATTGGAATGCAGACCTCGGCTGGCACAGGGTGTTCTTCGGCAGTGGCGCGGAGTACTACGACTGGCTGGCGGCGCAAGGTTGATTCTCGCCGCCTTGAGGCCGTGACGGCGACGGACGGCTTACCCGTCCACTCCAGGCTCGCATTCCGTCCTTGCACCGCCTGCCCGATGCGACCATCGGCGA from Deltaproteobacteria bacterium includes these protein-coding regions:
- a CDS encoding IS630 family transposase, encoding MRVAVTIKLADDERAKLESYARGRSTPARLVLRAKIVLLAAAEKNNKDIAAELKTLQKTVGLWRNRFAQKRLPGIEKDAPGRGRPKTIDAKKLEEVVRVTTQETPPNATQWSTRDMAKAMEVSASTVGRVWRKNGLKPHLFRSFKLSRDPEFAEKLDDVVGLYQNPPANAIVLSCDEKSQIQALDRTQPSLPFRSGRTKTVTHDYKRNGTSTLFAALNTLNGNVLSMCAPRHRHQEWLRFLEMIDRETPAHLAIHVIADNYATHKHAKVKRWLARHPRFHMHFTPTSASWLNMVERFFRDITTKRIRRGAFPSVDALIQAIRSYIEQHNLDPKPFIWTAKASDILAKVTRARKALANNSPSI
- a CDS encoding DUF1580 domain-containing protein; protein product: MTMTAHPYTIDPTIERLLHIGQLPDLFERFGMRRPHKNNVRRWLTTGTRGVVIPSVLVGGKRYTTQAAVQWWIATSTAAKPLGG